A window of the Agromyces mariniharenae genome harbors these coding sequences:
- the ndk gene encoding nucleoside-diphosphate kinase codes for MTTPIEETLVLVKPDGVARNLTGEILRRIEAKGYSLVDIRMVQPDRDLLAQHYAEHEGKPFYEPLLEFMQSGPVVAMRVAGNRVIEGFRILGGTTDPTTAAPGSIRGDFGRDWGLRVQQNLVHGSDSVESAERELALWFA; via the coding sequence ATGACGACCCCCATCGAGGAGACCCTCGTGCTCGTGAAGCCCGACGGCGTCGCGCGCAACCTGACGGGCGAGATCCTCCGCCGCATCGAGGCGAAGGGCTACTCCCTCGTCGACATCCGCATGGTGCAGCCCGACCGCGACCTGCTCGCGCAGCACTACGCCGAGCACGAGGGCAAGCCCTTCTACGAGCCGCTGCTGGAGTTCATGCAGTCGGGCCCCGTCGTCGCCATGCGCGTCGCCGGCAACCGCGTCATCGAGGGCTTCCGCATCCTCGGCGGCACCACCGACCCCACGACCGCGGCGCCCGGCTCGATCCGAGGCGACTTCGGCCGCGACTGGGGCCTCCGGGTGCAGCAGAACCTCGTGCACGGCTCCGACTCGGTGGAGTCGGCCGAGCGCGAGCTCGCCCTCTGGTTCGCCTGA
- a CDS encoding GntR family transcriptional regulator: MLIRLDPTRPTPLFEQLASAVRAAIIDGRVIGGERLPAARDLAGDLGVNMHTVLRGYRVLRDEGLIELHPGRGAVVAVRIGGHAALAGAIHDLVDEAKLHDLPESALLALISEAYRWSPSSPGVLRTAPTR, encoded by the coding sequence GTGCTGATCCGACTCGATCCGACCCGTCCGACCCCGCTCTTCGAGCAGCTCGCGTCCGCCGTGCGTGCCGCGATCATCGACGGTCGCGTCATCGGCGGCGAGCGCCTCCCCGCCGCACGCGACCTCGCCGGCGACCTCGGCGTGAACATGCACACCGTGCTGCGCGGGTACCGCGTGCTGCGCGACGAGGGCCTCATCGAGCTGCATCCGGGCCGTGGCGCCGTCGTCGCGGTGCGCATCGGCGGTCACGCCGCCCTCGCCGGGGCGATCCACGACCTCGTCGACGAGGCCAAGCTGCACGACCTGCCCGAGAGCGCGCTGCTCGCGCTCATCAGCGAGGCGTACCGGTGGTCGCCGTCGTCGCCCGGCGTGCTCCGCACCGCGCCGACACGGTAG
- a CDS encoding vitamin K epoxide reductase family protein: MPDTPPRSRPVAVAVFLVIAGALGLLAAFELSVEKVLVLADPEHVPNCNVGVLVGCSTNLASWQGSVFGFPNPFIGMMAWPVVVTIAVAILAGAQFARWFWIGFNVGVAGALVFVGWLISQSIYVLDVLCPWCMLTWAVTIPTFWVVTLHNLREGHIPASARVRRLAAEWFKWIPLITVVCYAIVIVLAQVQMNAIPRVMIDLQNLFG, from the coding sequence ATGCCGGACACTCCCCCGCGGTCCCGACCCGTCGCGGTCGCCGTGTTCCTCGTGATCGCCGGGGCGTTGGGCCTGCTCGCCGCGTTCGAGCTGTCGGTCGAGAAGGTCCTCGTGCTGGCCGATCCCGAGCACGTCCCGAACTGCAACGTCGGGGTGCTCGTGGGCTGCAGCACGAACCTCGCATCGTGGCAGGGCTCGGTGTTCGGCTTCCCGAATCCGTTCATCGGCATGATGGCCTGGCCCGTCGTCGTCACGATCGCGGTGGCGATCCTGGCCGGAGCGCAGTTCGCCCGGTGGTTCTGGATCGGGTTCAACGTGGGCGTCGCCGGGGCGCTGGTCTTCGTGGGCTGGCTCATCTCCCAGAGCATCTACGTGCTCGACGTGCTGTGCCCCTGGTGCATGCTGACGTGGGCGGTGACCATCCCGACGTTCTGGGTGGTGACCCTGCACAACCTGCGCGAGGGTCATATTCCCGCGTCGGCACGCGTCCGGCGCCTCGCAGCCGAGTGGTTCAAGTGGATCCCGCTCATCACGGTCGTCTGCTACGCGATCGTCATCGTGCTGGCGCAGGTGCAGATGAATGCGATCCCGCGCGTGATGATCGACCTGCAGAACCTCTTCGGGTAG
- a CDS encoding DUF4233 domain-containing protein, whose protein sequence is MSGGVDTPAEHEPGADAPRDPAGGPDTTAGAPGTSPAAGEPRSVQRTLASIVLAFEIIVVFLAALVIWGLAPTENGTFDLPPWIALAAGGVVILGLVATIGLLRFRWGYGVGWAIQGLILAAGLLNPAMFFVGAIFGGLWAYCMVVGARIDRERTASADPGKEQE, encoded by the coding sequence ATGAGCGGCGGCGTGGACACGCCGGCCGAGCACGAGCCCGGTGCCGACGCCCCGCGTGACCCGGCCGGCGGGCCCGACACGACGGCCGGCGCACCCGGCACCTCGCCCGCGGCCGGCGAGCCGCGCTCGGTGCAGCGCACCCTCGCCTCCATCGTGCTCGCGTTCGAGATCATCGTCGTCTTCCTCGCCGCGCTCGTGATCTGGGGCCTCGCGCCCACCGAGAACGGCACGTTCGACCTGCCGCCGTGGATCGCGCTGGCGGCCGGCGGCGTCGTGATCCTCGGCCTCGTGGCCACCATCGGGCTCCTGCGGTTCAGGTGGGGCTACGGCGTCGGATGGGCCATCCAGGGGCTCATCCTCGCGGCGGGCCTCCTCAATCCGGCGATGTTCTTCGTCGGCGCCATCTTCGGCGGCCTGTGGGCGTACTGCATGGTCGTCGGTGCACGGATCGACCGTGAACGGACGGCATCGGCCGATCCGGGGAAGGAACAGGAATGA
- the ileS gene encoding isoleucine--tRNA ligase gives MYPRTPDDHSVAPSPDFPSVEREVLAFWKADETFQASIDQREGAPEWVFYDGPPFANGLPHYGHLLTGYAKDLFPRFQTMRGHQVHRRFGWDTHGLPAELEAERQLGITDKSEIEEMGIAAFNQAARDAVLRYTEEWQDYVTRQARWVDFENDYKTLDLPFMESVICAFKTLYDKGLAYEGYRVLPYCWRDQTPLSNHELRMDDDVYKMRQDQTVTVTFPLTGAKAESLGLTAVRALAWTTTPWTLPTNFALAVGPGIEYAVVPAGPNGTPDATVNREHVGATDTEVLGAEYLLARDLVGSYAKELGYDSADDARAAVSRTVTGAELEGVTYDRLFDYYADVDHYGLQNAWQILVADYVTTDDGTGIVHQAPAYGEEDQKVGEAAGIPVILSLDEGGRFLSAVTDVAGLLWSDANKPLTQVLKAEGRLLRQASYEHSYPHCWRCRNPLIYKAVSSWFIRVPDFRDRMGELNQEITWVPENVKDGQFGKWVAGARDWSISRNRYWGSPIPVWKSDDPEHPRIDVYGSLEELERDFGVLPRNSHGEPDLHRPFIDDLTRPNPDDPTGKSTMRRIPDVLDVWFDSGSMPFAQVHYPFENQEWFDSHNPADFIVEYIGQTRGWFYTLHVLSTALFDRPAFENVVSHGIVLGSDGQKMSKSLRNYPDVSEVFDRDGSDAMRWFLMSSSVLRGGNLVVTEEGIREGVRQVMLPLWSTWYFFSLYANTAREGGYEAQRRTDSTDVLDRYLLAKLRDLVAGVTADLEDFDSPLAAQKLRDFADVLTNWYVRRSRDRFWAGVGEDGSGAEAFDTLFTVLETYTRLAAPLLPLVTEQVWRGLTGGRSVHLADWPDADEFPADPALVAAMDAVREISGATLALRKQAGRRVRLPLANLTVVTSDAAALAPFEGILRDELNVKSVDLVPLDDSSAEAYGVTKRLSVNARAAGPRLGKSVQQAIQAARSGDWSLNGEGVVAGGIALEPGEYDLVLEAGGSGDGSNALALLSDGGFVLLDTVTTPELEAEGLARDVVRAVQEARKAAGLEVGDRIRLALTLDAIGAAAASAHHALIARETLASELDIETAADVAGAAASRPVGDGSALLVDLEKL, from the coding sequence GTGTACCCCCGTACCCCAGACGACCACTCCGTCGCCCCGTCTCCCGACTTCCCGTCGGTCGAGCGCGAGGTCCTCGCGTTCTGGAAGGCCGACGAGACCTTCCAGGCGTCGATCGACCAGCGCGAGGGCGCACCCGAGTGGGTCTTCTACGACGGCCCGCCGTTCGCCAACGGCCTGCCGCACTACGGGCACCTCCTCACGGGCTACGCCAAGGACCTGTTCCCGCGGTTCCAGACCATGCGCGGGCACCAGGTGCACCGCCGGTTCGGCTGGGACACCCACGGCCTGCCCGCCGAGCTCGAGGCCGAGCGCCAGCTCGGCATCACCGACAAGAGCGAGATCGAGGAGATGGGCATCGCGGCCTTCAACCAGGCCGCGCGCGACGCCGTGCTGCGCTACACCGAGGAGTGGCAGGACTACGTCACCCGCCAGGCGCGCTGGGTCGACTTCGAGAACGACTACAAGACGCTCGACCTCCCGTTCATGGAGTCCGTGATCTGTGCGTTCAAGACGCTCTACGACAAGGGCCTCGCCTACGAGGGCTACCGCGTGCTGCCGTACTGCTGGCGCGACCAGACGCCGCTGTCGAACCACGAGCTGCGCATGGACGACGACGTCTACAAGATGCGCCAGGACCAGACCGTCACGGTCACCTTCCCGCTCACGGGCGCGAAGGCGGAGTCGCTCGGGCTCACCGCCGTGCGCGCCCTCGCGTGGACGACGACGCCGTGGACGCTGCCGACGAACTTCGCGCTCGCGGTCGGCCCCGGCATCGAGTACGCCGTCGTGCCCGCCGGCCCGAACGGCACGCCCGATGCGACGGTCAACCGCGAGCACGTCGGCGCGACCGACACCGAGGTGCTCGGCGCCGAGTACCTGCTCGCCCGCGACCTCGTGGGCAGCTACGCCAAGGAGCTCGGCTACGACTCGGCCGACGACGCCCGCGCTGCGGTCTCGCGCACGGTCACGGGTGCCGAGCTCGAGGGCGTGACCTACGACCGGCTCTTCGACTACTACGCCGACGTCGACCACTACGGGCTGCAGAACGCCTGGCAGATCCTCGTCGCCGACTACGTCACGACCGACGACGGCACCGGCATCGTGCACCAGGCCCCCGCATACGGCGAGGAGGACCAGAAGGTGGGCGAGGCCGCCGGCATCCCGGTGATCCTCTCGCTCGACGAGGGCGGCCGGTTCCTCTCGGCGGTGACGGATGTCGCGGGCCTCCTCTGGAGCGACGCGAACAAGCCGCTCACGCAGGTGCTCAAGGCCGAGGGCCGACTGCTCCGCCAGGCGAGCTACGAGCACTCGTACCCGCACTGCTGGCGCTGCCGCAACCCGCTCATCTACAAGGCGGTGTCGAGCTGGTTCATCCGCGTGCCCGACTTCCGCGACCGCATGGGCGAGCTGAACCAGGAGATCACCTGGGTCCCCGAGAACGTCAAGGACGGCCAGTTCGGCAAGTGGGTCGCGGGCGCCCGCGACTGGTCGATCAGCCGCAACCGGTACTGGGGCTCGCCGATCCCCGTGTGGAAGAGCGACGACCCCGAGCACCCGCGCATCGACGTCTACGGCTCGCTCGAGGAGCTCGAGCGCGACTTCGGGGTGCTGCCGCGCAACTCGCACGGCGAGCCCGACCTGCACCGCCCGTTCATCGACGACCTGACCCGCCCGAACCCCGACGACCCCACCGGCAAGAGCACCATGCGGCGCATCCCCGACGTGCTCGACGTGTGGTTCGACTCGGGCTCGATGCCGTTCGCGCAGGTGCACTACCCGTTCGAGAACCAGGAGTGGTTCGACTCGCACAACCCGGCCGACTTCATCGTCGAGTACATCGGGCAGACCCGCGGCTGGTTCTACACCCTGCACGTGCTGTCGACGGCACTGTTCGACCGGCCGGCCTTCGAGAACGTCGTCAGCCACGGCATCGTGCTCGGCAGCGACGGGCAGAAGATGTCGAAGTCGCTGCGCAACTACCCCGACGTCTCCGAGGTCTTCGACCGCGACGGCTCCGACGCCATGCGCTGGTTCCTGATGTCGAGCTCGGTGCTGCGCGGCGGCAACCTCGTCGTCACCGAGGAGGGCATCCGCGAGGGCGTCCGGCAGGTCATGCTGCCGCTGTGGAGCACGTGGTACTTCTTCTCGCTCTACGCCAACACGGCGCGCGAGGGCGGGTACGAGGCGCAGCGGCGCACCGACTCGACCGACGTGCTCGACCGGTACCTGCTCGCGAAGCTGCGCGACCTCGTGGCCGGCGTCACGGCCGACCTCGAGGACTTCGACTCGCCGCTCGCGGCGCAGAAGCTGCGCGACTTCGCCGACGTGCTGACCAATTGGTACGTGCGCCGGTCGCGCGACCGGTTCTGGGCGGGTGTCGGTGAGGACGGCTCGGGTGCCGAGGCGTTCGACACGCTCTTCACGGTGCTCGAGACCTACACGCGCCTCGCCGCGCCGCTACTCCCGCTCGTCACCGAGCAGGTCTGGCGGGGGCTCACGGGCGGCCGCAGCGTGCACCTGGCCGACTGGCCCGACGCCGACGAGTTCCCGGCCGACCCGGCGCTCGTCGCCGCCATGGACGCCGTCCGCGAGATCAGCGGCGCCACCCTCGCGCTGCGCAAGCAGGCTGGTCGCCGCGTGCGCCTTCCGCTCGCGAACCTCACGGTCGTGACGTCGGATGCCGCGGCGCTCGCGCCCTTCGAGGGCATCCTCCGCGACGAGCTCAACGTGAAGTCGGTCGACCTCGTGCCGCTCGACGACTCGAGCGCCGAGGCCTACGGCGTCACGAAGCGGCTCAGCGTCAACGCGCGGGCCGCCGGACCACGCCTCGGCAAGTCCGTGCAGCAGGCGATCCAGGCCGCCCGGTCGGGCGACTGGTCGCTCAACGGCGAGGGCGTCGTGGCCGGCGGCATCGCGCTCGAGCCCGGCGAGTACGACCTCGTGCTCGAGGCCGGCGGCTCGGGCGACGGATCGAACGCGCTCGCACTGCTGTCCGACGGCGGCTTCGTCCTCCTCGACACCGTGACGACGCCCGAGCTCGAGGCCGAGGGCCTCGCGCGCGACGTCGTCCGCGCCGTGCAGGAGGCCCGCAAGGCCGCCGGCCTCGAGGTCGGCGACCGCATCCGCCTCGCCCTCACGCTCGACGCGATCGGCGCCGCCGCGGCATCCGCGCACCACGCGCTCATCGCCCGGGAGACGCTCGCCTCCGAGCTCGACATCGAGACGGCCGCCGACGTGGCGGGCGCCGCGGCGTCGCGTCCGGTCGGCGACGGCTCCGCCCTGCTCGTGGACCTGGAGAAGCTGTGA
- a CDS encoding MFS transporter — MTTATPVPTTPADPPHIRRIAWASMVGTSLESFDFYVFAYFSAFFVGPLFFDPLGEFGGTLAAFSTIALAFVVRPIGAAIFGHMGDRLGRRATLLWTVGIMGVATGLIGLLPTYAQAGWLGAVGLVLLRVVQGLSLGGEWGGSILLATEHSNPVKRAFYAAIPQLGSPVGSILSAALFIIMTLVLPAEEIAAWGWRIPFLLAIPLLLVSLYLRWSIDETPVFKEVVAEGRRDRVPFATMFQKRPVAILIAIGAAMLGIGSYSLMNTYTINYGAAELGFSFQDLLIATTIGGLLQLVTIPLFGAWANRIGSARVVAWGALGTLLITFPMYFLLQFATFPILVGTMIIGGILPTMSWAALGGLMNDLFPDHFRYSALSVSYAIAATVGGFVPLVTVALGEATGYVWWHPGIVLAVLSAVTLVAAWAAARMPVVPESGDPEQQLEPQAAGPTA, encoded by the coding sequence GTGACCACTGCAACCCCCGTGCCCACCACGCCCGCGGACCCGCCCCACATCCGACGCATCGCGTGGGCGTCGATGGTCGGCACCTCGCTCGAATCGTTCGACTTCTACGTCTTCGCGTACTTCTCGGCGTTCTTCGTCGGCCCGCTCTTCTTCGACCCGCTCGGCGAGTTCGGCGGCACCCTCGCCGCGTTCTCGACGATCGCCCTGGCCTTCGTGGTCCGCCCGATCGGTGCGGCGATCTTCGGCCACATGGGCGACCGCCTCGGACGCCGCGCGACGCTGCTCTGGACCGTCGGCATCATGGGCGTCGCGACCGGCCTCATCGGCCTGCTGCCGACCTACGCCCAGGCCGGCTGGCTCGGCGCCGTCGGCCTGGTGCTGCTGCGCGTCGTGCAGGGGCTCTCGCTCGGCGGCGAGTGGGGCGGCTCGATCCTGCTCGCGACCGAGCACTCGAACCCCGTGAAGCGCGCGTTCTACGCCGCGATCCCGCAGCTCGGCTCCCCCGTCGGGTCGATCCTCTCCGCGGCACTGTTCATCATCATGACCCTCGTGCTCCCCGCCGAGGAGATCGCGGCGTGGGGCTGGCGCATCCCCTTCCTCCTCGCGATCCCGCTCCTGCTCGTCTCGCTCTACCTGCGCTGGTCGATCGACGAGACGCCCGTGTTCAAGGAGGTCGTCGCCGAGGGGCGCCGCGACCGCGTCCCGTTCGCGACCATGTTCCAGAAGCGCCCCGTCGCGATCCTCATCGCCATCGGCGCGGCGATGCTCGGCATCGGCTCGTACTCGCTGATGAACACGTACACCATCAACTACGGCGCGGCGGAGCTCGGCTTCAGCTTCCAGGACCTCCTGATCGCGACCACGATCGGCGGCCTGCTGCAGCTCGTCACCATCCCGCTCTTCGGCGCGTGGGCGAACCGCATCGGCTCGGCCCGGGTCGTGGCGTGGGGCGCGCTCGGCACGCTGCTCATCACGTTCCCGATGTACTTCCTGCTGCAGTTCGCGACGTTCCCGATCCTCGTGGGCACCATGATCATCGGCGGCATCCTGCCGACCATGTCGTGGGCCGCGCTCGGCGGCCTCATGAACGACCTGTTCCCCGACCACTTCCGGTACTCGGCGCTCTCGGTCTCGTACGCGATCGCGGCCACCGTGGGCGGCTTCGTGCCGCTCGTGACCGTGGCGCTCGGCGAGGCGACGGGGTACGTGTGGTGGCACCCGGGGATCGTGCTCGCCGTGCTCTCCGCCGTGACCCTCGTCGCCGCGTGGGCGGCCGCCCGGATGCCCGTGGTGCCCGAGTCGGGCGACCCCGAGCAGCAGCTCGAACCGCAGGCGGCCGGTCCCACCGCCTGA
- a CDS encoding bifunctional folylpolyglutamate synthase/dihydrofolate synthase: protein MTDASDDFEAAEARDAADAVYTALIARVGEGSPRPRLAPTRRAVELLGDPHRAAPVIHITGTNGKTSTSRMIESLLRASGLRTGLLTSPHLERFTERIRIDGDPIADEAVARNWDEILPFIAIVDAELEGAGEEPLTFFEVLTVLAFACFADAPVDVVVLEVGMGGEWDSTNVADGQVAVFTPIHLDHQSRLGSTITEIARTKSGIIKPAASVVSARQPDAALEVLEDAADLTESTLAVEGDAFDVLESRVAVGGQLVSIRGLAGEYRDIALPLFGRHQAENAAVAIAAVEAFIGGGAVRLADEVVDGLATTTSPGRLQTIGTEPTVIVDAAHNPHGAASLVAALEEYFDFDEVVFVFGVLADKDADGIASVLARTGGAFLVTRPDSERARDAGEVAASIAARIGPERVQVVDRLDDALDEAREWASEAPKRAVVVTGSIGLVAEAMEIAADRGWGRA from the coding sequence GTGACCGACGCATCCGACGACTTCGAGGCCGCCGAGGCGCGCGACGCGGCCGACGCCGTGTACACCGCGCTCATCGCCCGCGTGGGCGAGGGCTCGCCGCGGCCGAGGCTGGCGCCGACGCGGAGGGCCGTCGAGTTGCTCGGCGACCCGCACCGCGCCGCGCCCGTGATCCACATCACCGGCACGAACGGCAAGACCTCGACCAGCCGCATGATCGAGAGCCTGCTGCGCGCCTCGGGCCTGCGCACCGGCCTGCTCACGAGCCCGCACCTCGAGCGGTTCACCGAGCGCATCCGCATCGACGGCGATCCCATCGCCGACGAGGCCGTCGCCCGCAACTGGGACGAGATCCTCCCGTTCATCGCGATCGTCGACGCCGAGCTCGAGGGCGCGGGCGAGGAACCGCTGACCTTCTTCGAGGTGCTCACGGTGCTCGCGTTCGCGTGCTTCGCCGACGCCCCGGTCGACGTCGTCGTGCTCGAGGTGGGCATGGGCGGCGAGTGGGACTCCACGAACGTGGCCGACGGACAGGTGGCGGTGTTCACGCCGATCCACCTCGACCACCAGTCGCGACTCGGCTCCACGATCACCGAGATCGCGCGCACGAAGTCGGGCATCATCAAGCCAGCGGCATCCGTCGTCAGCGCTCGCCAGCCCGACGCGGCGCTCGAGGTGCTGGAGGACGCGGCCGACCTCACCGAGTCGACGCTCGCGGTCGAGGGCGACGCCTTCGACGTGCTCGAGTCGCGCGTGGCCGTGGGCGGACAACTGGTGTCCATCCGGGGCCTCGCGGGGGAGTACCGCGACATCGCGCTGCCGCTGTTCGGCCGGCACCAGGCCGAGAACGCCGCCGTGGCGATCGCAGCGGTCGAGGCGTTCATCGGCGGCGGGGCCGTGCGCCTCGCCGACGAGGTCGTCGACGGCCTCGCGACGACCACGTCGCCCGGTCGCCTGCAGACGATCGGCACCGAGCCCACGGTCATCGTGGACGCGGCGCACAATCCGCACGGCGCCGCCTCGCTCGTGGCGGCGCTCGAGGAGTACTTCGACTTCGACGAGGTCGTGTTCGTGTTCGGCGTGCTCGCCGACAAGGACGCCGACGGCATCGCCTCGGTGCTCGCCCGCACGGGCGGGGCGTTCCTCGTGACGCGGCCCGATTCCGAGCGGGCCCGCGATGCCGGCGAGGTGGCAGCGTCGATCGCGGCCCGCATCGGGCCCGAGCGCGTGCAGGTCGTCGACCGGCTCGACGACGCGCTCGACGAGGCGCGCGAGTGGGCGTCCGAGGCCCCGAAGCGCGCGGTGGTCGTGACCGGCTCGATCGGGCTCGTCGCCGAGGCGATGGAGATCGCCGCCGACCGCGGCTGGGGTCGCGCATGA